The following are encoded in a window of Candidatus Bathyarchaeota archaeon genomic DNA:
- a CDS encoding DNA-directed RNA polymerase subunit L — MKVKIIKKDKNELKIELDGEDHTLSNLLQSTLLEDNNVEIAGYDLPHPLSKKPIIFIKMKSGNKPEKSLEKALTKISKRTDEFLRQFSKAVEK; from the coding sequence ATGAAAGTGAAGATAATAAAAAAAGATAAAAACGAATTAAAAATCGAATTAGACGGAGAAGACCATACTTTAAGCAACTTATTACAAAGCACTTTACTTGAAGATAACAATGTGGAAATTGCAGGATATGATCTTCCGCATCCTTTATCTAAAAAGCCAATTATCTTCATAAAAATGAAAAGTGGTAATAAACCTGAGAAAAGTCTAGAAAAAGCATTGACAAAAATATCAAAGAGAACGGATGAATTTCTTAGGCAATTTAGTAAGGCCGTTGAAAAATGA